Within Gemmatimonadota bacterium, the genomic segment GTCCGGGAGTTCGCCGAGGGTAGGCCGCACCGCGCGGGCCGCATCCAGTCGCGCATCGGGCCGGTCCACAAGGCAGTTGTAGCCTCCTACGGCGCCCGCGGGGTCAAGGCCGGACTCGACATGCTGGGCTTGTACGGCGGCGCGCCGCGGCCGCCGCTTCTGCCCGTGGACGAGCGCACGGCGAAGAAGATCGAGGACGCCCTGCGCGCCGCGGACTTGATCGGGCCCGCCGTACGGGCGGGCTGACCTCGCCTGAGGTGGACCCGCGCATCGCGTCGCTCAAGGCCCGCCTGAAGGCGTCCGGTCAGGCGGACGCGCGCGCGGCGCGCGACGCGGTCCGCGCGCTCGCCGTGCCGCGCCTCGCCGGGACCGAGGCGGGCGATCGGGTGGAGCGCTGGATCCGGCGCCGCTTCGAGCGGCTCGGGTTCGAGACCCGCCTCCTGCCCTTCGCTTTTTCCAGCCTGCCGGGACGCTACGGCTGGACCCTGCTCGCCGCCGGCCTGGCGGCGGCCTCGCTGGCTTCCGCGTGGCTGCTGGCGGGCGGCCGGCCGTTCCTGAGCGCGGGGGCCCTGCTGCTCCCGCTCGCGGCGGCGGCGTACGCGGCGCGGCGGGCGTCGGCGTGGACCTCCGGGCTGCCGTGGGGCCGGCTGGAGGGGCGCAACATGGTGTTCACGCGGCCGGGGGGAACGGTCCGCTACCTGATCGCCGCGCACCGCGACTCCAAGTCGCAGCCCACCTCCACGGGCGCGCGTCTGCGCGCCTCCGCGCTCGCCGCGCTCGGCTGGGCGACGCTCGGGCTCCTGGCCGCCCACGGCGCGGCCGGAGCAGCCGCGGCGGCGCTGGGGGCGTGGGCGGACGGCAGGCTCCCGGCCACGCTGCTCGACGCCGCGCGCGAGCTGCTGGGACCGGCGCTGTCCTGGAACCCGCCGCCGGCGCTCCTGGGGGTCGTAGCCGGGGTCACGGCGGCGGCCGCCGCGTTCGTCGCGCTCTCCTGGGCGGGCAACGAGTCCCCCGGGGCGCTCGACAACGCCACCGGAGTGGTGGCGTTGCTCGCGCTGGCGGAGCGACTCCGGGATAGGCAGGACGTCGGCTACCTGGTGACCGACGCCGAGGAGCTGGCACTCGCGGGCGCGCGCGCCGCGGCTCCGGAGGTGACGCCGCTGGTGGGCATCATCAACCTCGACGGGCTGGACGACGACGGCCCGGTCCACGTGGTGGAGCGCTACGGGTTGCCTCGCCGCGGGCGGGCGCCTCACCTGGCGGCGGCGCTGCTCACGGCGGCCGCCGGGCTGGAGCTGGACATCCAGCGGCACGACGCGCCGCGCGGCATCCTGCTGGAGCACTCCGCCTACAGCGACGCCGGCGTCCCGTCGCTGACGGTAGCCCGTGGGCCGCGCAGCGCGCTCGGTCGTATCCACCGCCCCTCCGACCGGGCGGAGACGATCGACGGGAGGGGCGTGGCGTCCATCGTGGCGCTGATCGAAGGAGCGTTGCACCTTCTGGAGGATCCGCACGCCCCGGCGCCCGCGCCCCCGTTGCTGCCTGGCCGCGCACACCCCAGCGCTCGCGACCTGCGGCCGGCGGCGGATCCCCAGCGTACCCCTCTGTTCGCGCACCGACCGGCCGAGGCGCCGCTCCCGCTCGCAGAGGATTCCGATTACGGCTGAGCCGCCGCTCGGTGGCACTCGGCAGAAGAACGCGAACCGAACGCATGCGCACTGAACGCTGCAGGGTTGTCGTCGGCGCCCAATGGGGCGACGAGGGCAAGGGCAAGATCGTGGACGTTTTGGCAGAGCGCGCGGACATCGTGGCGCGCTACCAGGGCGGCGCGAACGCCGGCCACACGGTCCACGTGGGCGGCGAGGAATTCGTCCTGCACCAGATCCCCTCGGGGATCCTGCACGAGGGCACGCGCTGTCTCCTGGGCAACGGCGTCGTGTTCGACCTGGAGCAATTCCTCCAGGAAGCCGACGCCCTGTCCGCGCGCGGAATCGAGATTTCCGGCAAGGTGGGCCTGAGCGGCCGCGCCCACATCCTGCTGTCCTACCATAAGCGGCTGGACGCCATGAGCGAGGCGGGGCGCGGCGCCGGCAAGATCGGCACGACGGGCCGGGGCATCGGACCCGCCTACGAGGACAAGGTGTCGCGACACGGCGTGCGCCTCGCGGAGCTGCGCCGCGGCGACCAGGCGCGCGAGCGCATCTGCGCCGCCGCCGAGCGCGCCAACGTTCGCCTGCGCGCGGCCGGCGCGGAGCCCGTGGACCCCGACGAGGTGGCCGGCACGGTGCTCGCGGCCGCCGAGCGCGTGCTGCCGCTGGTTACCGACGTGGGCGCCGAGATCCACACCGCCATCGTGGCCGGCCAGCGCGTCCTGCTGGAGGGCGCGCAGGGTGCGCTGCTGGACATCGACCACGGCACTTACCCCTACGTCACGTCCTCAACCACGACGGCGGCCGGCGCGGCGACCGGCGTGGGCATCGGGCCCACCTACATCGACTCGGTCCTGGGCGTGGTGAAGGCGTACACGACCAGGGTAGGCAGCGGGCCGTTGCCCACCGAGCTGGACGGTGACCTGGGAGAGCGCCTGCGCGAGCTGGGCGGCGAGTACGGCGCGACCACCGGACGGCCGCGCCGGTGCGGCTGGTTCGACGCCGTGGTGGCCCGTTTCGCCGCGCGCGTGAACGGTCTCACCGGGCTGGCGGTCACCAAGCTCGACGTGCTGGACACCCTGGAGGAGGTGCGGGTGGCCAGCAGCTACCGCGTGGACGGCGCCGATCTGGACGGGTTTCCGGACGACTTGGATGTCCTCGCTCGCGCCGAGCCGATCTACGAGACGCTCCCGGGCTGGCGGGCCCCCACCAGCGAGGCGCGCAGCCGCGACCAACTGCCGGACAACGCGCGGCGCTTCCTGGATCGCCTCGAAGAGCTGGTGGGCGTGGACATCGAGTACGTTTCGGTGGGTAGCAAGCGAGAGCAGATAATTCGCGTCTAGCCGCGGCATCTTGAGCTAAGGCCCTCCTCTTTCTATAATTCCCGGCTCCGCTCGTGCGGGCTGCGCGTGCGCGCGAGGCCCGCGCGCGAGGCGCGACTCGTTCGCGGACCGGCGTTTCCGGCTCGCCGACACAGGCGGGGCAATGTTCGAGGAACTCAGCGAAAAGCTCGACGGGGTACTCGGACGCTTCCGCCAGCGCGGCCTGCTGACGGAACCGACGATCCGCGAAGGCCTGCGCGAAATAAGGCGCGCGCTGCTCGAGGCGGACGTCAACTATTTGGTGGCCAAGGATTTCCTGGCGCAGGTGCAGGAGCGGGCGCTCGAGGAGCGGGTGCTGAAGTCGGTGTCGCCCGGGCAGCAGATCGTGAAGATCGTGCACGACGAGCTGATCCGGCTGCTCGGTGGCGAGCGAGGGAGCCTGGCGATCGCGGCGGTGCCGCCGTCGGTGGTGCTGCTGGTCGGGCTGCAGGGGTCGGGCAAGACCACCACGGCGACCAAGCTGGCGCGCCGCCTCGAGCGGGAGGGTCGCAAGCCGATGCTGGCGGCCCTCGACGTGCGCCGGCCGGCCGCGATAGACCAGCTCGAGACGCTCGCGGCGCAGGTGGGCGTGCCGGTGTTCTCGGACCGCGACACGCAGGACGTGCCCGGGCTCGCAGAACGCGCGCTGGAGCGGGCTCGCTCAGAGCGCTGCCGGGTGCTGATCCTGGACAGCGCCGGGCGGCTGCAGATCGACGAGGAGCTCATGGACGAGCTCCGGCGGGTCGCGGAGCGGGTCGAGCCGGTGGACACGCTGCTGGTGGCCGACGCGATGACCGGGCAGGAGGCGGTTCGCATCGCCGAAGGCTTCCACGAGGCGCTCGGTCTGACGGGCGTCGTGCTGACGAAGCTGGACGGAGACGCACGCGGCGGCGCGGCGCTGTCGATCCGGGCCGCGACCGGAGTGCCGATCAAGTTCGCCGGGGTGGGCGAGCGTCCGCAGGACCTGGACGTGTTCGACCCGGCGCGCATGGCCGACCGGTTGCTGCAGCGGGGCGACGTGGTCGGGTTGGTCGAGCGGGCGCAACAGACGTTCGACGAGAGCGAGACGGAGAAGCTCCAGAAGAAGTTCGAGCGCGAGGGCGAGTTCGACCTGGACGACTACCTCGTGGCGATGGGCCAGATGCAGAAGCTCGGCCCGCTGGAGTCGATCCTGGGAATGCTCCCGGGGGTGGGGAAGGCGCTCAAGGGCGTCCAGCTCGACCCCAAGAAGCTGAAGCACGTGGAGGCGATCATCCTGTCGATGACGCCCCAGGAGCGGCGCCGGCCGCAGATCCTGAACGGATCGCGGCGCAAGCGGATCGCACTGGGATCCGGCCGCACGGTGCAGGAGGTCAACCTCCTGATGAAGCAGTTCAAGCAGATGCAGCAGCTCATGAAGCAGATGAAGAACATGGGGCTCGGGGGTGCGGGCGGCGGTCTCCTTGGAGGCGCCGGATCGTTCCCGGGCATGCCGATGAACTAGGCGAGGGACATGGCCGTTCGAATCAGACTCCGGCGCGTTGGCCGGAAGAAGCAGCCCAGCTATCGCATCGTCGTCGCCGATTCCGCGGCCCCGCGGGACGGCAACTACCTGGAGGCTGTGGGCTTCTACAATCCGCGCACCAGCCCGGCGGAGCTGCGCCTGGACCTCGACAAGACCGACGAGTGGCTGGGCAAGGGCGCCCAGCCGACCGACACGGTCGCCTCGTTGATCCGCAAGGCGCGCAACGGCGGCGACTCGATCGTGGGCTACTACGGGGTCGACGGCGCCGAGGCGCCCGCTGGAGCGCGGAAGACACGGATAGCGCCGCCGAAGGCGCAGAAGAAGAAGGCCCCGGCGGAGGAAGCGGCGATCGTGGCCGAGGCCGCCGTCGCCGCGGAGGCCGCGCCCGAGGCGGAATCTGCGCCCGAAGCCGAGGCCGCCGCCGAGGAGGAGGCTGCGCCCGAGGCCGTCGCTGAAGAAGAGGCCCCTGAGGCGGAGGCCGCGACTGAGGAGGCGCCCGCAGCCGAGGCTGCCGTGGAGGAGGAGGCTGCGCCCGAAGCCGAGGCTGCCGCCGAGGAGGAGGCTGCGCCCGAAGCCGAAGCCGCCGCCGAGGAAGAGGCTCCCGAGGCCGAAGCTGCCGCCGAGGAGGAGGCTGCGCCCGAAGCCGAGCCCGCCGCCAAGGAAGAGGCTCCCGAGGCCGAGGCTGCCGTAGAAGAGGCTCCCGAGGCCGAAGCTGCCGTAGAAGAGGCTCCCGAGGCCGAAGCGGCTGCTGAAGAGGCGGCGCCCGAAGCCGAGGCTGCCGCCGAGGAGGAGGCTGCGCCCGAGGCCGAAGCTGCCGTGGAGGAGGAGGCTGCGCCCGAGGCCGAGGCCGTCGCTGAGGCGGCGCCCGAAGTCGAAGCCGAAGAGGCTCCCGAGGCAGAGGCTTCCGCGGACGAGCCCGAGGAAGACAAGGAGGGGTGAGCGAACCCTCGCTGCTCATCGTGGGCCACCTGAACAAGGCCCACGGCACCAAGGGGGAGCTGTTCCTCTGGCCGCTGACGGGCGATCCGGCGGCGGTGTTCGTTCCCGGGGCCGAGCTGGTGCTCGGGGACTCGGAGGGAGTCGCGGACGAGGCGAGCGAGCGGGTCGTCATCGAGCGCGTGCGACCCTTCAAGCGCGGCATGCTGGTCAAGCCGCGCGGCATGGAGGACAGGACGGCCGTGGAGCCGCTGGCCGGCCGTTATGTGGCCATGCCGCGCGAGGATCTGCCGCCGCTGGAAGAGGGCGAGGTGTTCTACCACCAGCTCCTCGGCCTGAACGTGGAGACGGTCGAGGGAGCGTCGGTCGGGCGCGTGCGCGAGGTCTACGAGCTCGCCACCGCGGACCTGCTCGAGGTGGAGGGAGCGGAGCGGACGCACCTGATTCCGCTGGTGGCGGAGATGGTGCAGCAGATCGATGTAGAGAACGGCCGGCTGGTGATCGACCCGCCGGAAGGGCTCCTCGACCTGTAGTCGGGCGAGGGCGGAAAGAGGGAAGATCGGTGGACATCCACGTGGTCACGATCTTCCCGGACATGGTCCGGGCGGTGCTGGAAACGAGCATTCCCGGGCGCGTCGCCCAGGCCGGACTGGCGCGCTACGACGTGGTGGACCTGCGCGCCCACACGACGGACCGCCACCGCACGGTGGATGACTACCCGTACGGGGGCGGCGGCGGCATGGTGATGAAGCCCGAGCCGTTCTTCCGGGCGGTGGCGTCGATCGCGCCGCAGGGGCCGATCATTCTGCTGTCGCCCAGGGGCAGGCGCTTCGCGCACGAAGACGGGGTCAGGCTGTCGCTGGAGCCGGAGCTGACGCTCCTGTGTGGCCACTACAAGGACGTGGACCAGCGGGTCGCGGAAGGCCTCGCCACGGAGGAGTTGTCGCTGGGCGACTTCGTCCTCAGCGGCGGCGAGCTGGCCGCGCTGGCGGTGGTGGACGCGGTGGTTCGGCTGCTGCCGGGCGCGCTGGGCGCGCACGAGTCGGCGGCCGGGGACTCGTTCTACGAAGGCGGCCTGCTTGGCGCGCCATCGTACACGAGGCCTCAAACGTTTCATGGCATGGAGGTGCCCGAGGTCTTGCGGTCCGGTGATCACGCCGCGATCGAGGCTTGGCGCCGCGAGCAGGAGGAGCGGCTGACGCGCGAGCGGCGGCCCGACCTCTGGGTGAAGCACATGACCGACGCGCCCTCGGGAGACGACCACGGGGCCGCGGAATCGGACGGATAGAGCGCGCGGGCAAGGTCCGCGTCGATGCCTGCACGGCAGGGGGTTGAGATGGGCATTCTACAAGACGTGCACAGAGAGCAGATCCGGGACGACATTCCGGATTTCGCCCCGGGCGACACGCTGCGCGTCAACGTGCGCGTGCGCGAGGGCGAGAAGGAACGCCTCCAGGCCTTCGAAGGTGTCTGCATCGCGCGCAAGAACGGCGGCGTCAGCGAGACCTTCACCGTGCGCAAGGTGTCTAGCGGCGTCGGCGTTGAGCGCATCTTCCCGCTCCACTCGCCCTCGCTGGAGAGCATCAAGGTGGTGCGCCGGGGCCGCGTGCGGCGCGCCAAGCTGTACTACCTGCGCCAGCTGCAGGGGAAGGCCGCGCGCATCCGCGAGAAGCGGTAGCGCGCGGGGTCGGCCGGTCGGGCCGACTCCGTTTTGCGGCGAAGCTCGTGGGCCCTCACGGCGCCGACCCGGTCCACGAGCCGGATCGGCGCCGTTCGCGTATGTTGGCGGCCATGACCCAGCAAGCCGCCCTCCTCCAGCGCCATGAAGCGCTCGCCGTGAAGAAGCGCAAGCGCAGGCGCCGGCCCAGCGGTTACCTGAAGCTCGAGCGGGAGCTGTGGGCGAGCGGCTTCACGCGCGTCGCCGGCGTGGACGAGGCGGGCCGGGGGCCTCTGGCCGGGCCCGTGTTCGCCGCCGCTGTGATCTTGCCGCCCGGCCGTATTCTGCGTGGCGTCGACGACTCCAAGCTGCTGACCGCGGGGGTCCGCGAGCGGCTGGCCGGGCGCATCCAGGAGCGCGCCCTCGCGTGGGCGGTGGGCGCCGCCAGCGCACGCGAGGTGGACCGCCTCAACATCCTGCGGGCCAGCCACCTGGCCATGCGGCGGGCGCTGCGGCGGCTGGCCGTCGTGCCGGAGCACGTGGTGGTCGATGGGCTGGCCGTACCGGACCTGGCGCCGGAGTGCACGCCGGTGGTGGAGGGCGACAGGCTGGTGCACTCGGTGTCGTGCGCGTCGATCCTGGCCAAGGTCTACCGCGACCGGCTGATGCGGCGCCTGGCGCCCCGCTACCCGGGCTACGGCTGGGAGACAAACGTGGGTTACGCCACCTCGGAGCACCGCTCCGCCATCAACGAGCTGGGCATCACGCCGCACCACCGGCGCAGCTTCCAGCCGGTGCAGCTCGGGCTGGACCTATTCGGCGAGGGAGTGCGATGACGCAGACGGAGCATCTCGACAACGTACGTCCGAGCCTTGTGGTCTTCGGGTGGCTGGTCGCGGTCGCGGTGGGCTCGCTCGTGGGACTCGTCCTGGCCGCGGTGTTCGGCCCGGGGGCCGGCGGGGGCGCGGGCATGGCGACCGCCCTGGTGGCCGTCGCGGTCGGGTTCTTCGCGGGCGGCTTCGTGGCCGGATTCGGGGCCCTGCGCGCGCCCATCCTGCACGGCGTGGCGATGGGCATCGTGTCGCTGGTCGCCTGGTCGGGCTTGAACCTGGTGGCGGGCGGCCTGTTCGCCGACTTCGGCTGGGAGACGCTCGGACCCACCGCCGTGGCGATCGTGCTGCTGGCGCAGATGGCGTTCGCCGCGGCGGGCGCTCTCGCCGGCCGTCGCACGGCCCTCAGGGGACGGGAGCCCGAGGCCTCCTAGTGCGGAACTCGGCAGCGTTCGGCGGAAGCGCCGCCCCGGTCCCTCGCCCGCACTGAGAGGGCCGCAGAGGGCTCCCCGGCGCACTATTCGACCGCCGCGCGGCGGCGTTATCTTCTTGTGGGCCGGTAGCTCAGCTGGCAGAGCAGTGGACTTTTAATCCAACGGTCGCGGGTTCGAGCCCCGCCCGGCCCACCTTATAGGACAACAAGTTACGGGATTTCGGAGCTTCTCACTTTGCCTGTTGCTTGACAGATTTCTGCCATAACTGTCTAGCGCTTGCCATGCTTGGCGCCGGCATCGAAGAAGGCGGATAGCTTCTCTCCGGACTCCAACAAGTCCGACTCGGACACGATGTCGTAGCGGCGTAGGATGCTCGGGGTTTGGTGCCCCGTGAGGGCCATCGCATTGCGTTCCGACATCCCGGCACGAATGAAGGACCGCGCGGCGGACCGGCGGAGGTCGTGGATGTACAAACCCTCCGGCACCCCCTCCGCCCGCTCGCAGGCGCTCCGCCACGCGTGTCGGCAATCCCCGAGAGGGGCGCCCGCTCGCGCGGCGCCTTGGGTCCGGTAGTAGAAGAACACATGAGGGATCTTCCGCCCTAGCTTCGCCTCGAAGTCCTCCCGCTTGTCCTGTTGTGCTTCGAGTACGGAGCGCAGACGGGGAATCATCGGGAATTGCCGGCCGCGCTTCTCCTTGGTGTCGGATCCCTCAATCCGGACCCAACCTGGATCCCCGAGGTCCACGTCCTTCCAGGTGCGCGAGAGCGCATCCCCTACCCGCCATCCAGTGACGTACAGAAACTCCACCAACGGGCGCAGGTAGTCCGGCAACTCCGTCAGCAGGCTGCCAAACTGGTCCTCGGTGATGAAGCCCTCGCGGACGTTCTCCGGCAGCATCTCGAAGGTAGGCAGGTGGTCCACCATGCGGACCCGCTGGCCGAGGCGCATGGCTCGACGGAGCGCCGCGAGCTCGCGGTTGATCGTGCCACCCTTCGCGCCTTCCTTCTCACGGGTCCGGATGTATCCCTGGACGGCGGCCGTGTCGATGTCCACGGCTCGCCACCCGTTGAAGTAGGGTTCGAGATGATTCAACCGGACCGGACTCCGGTTCCCCTTCCGCCGATGGTCCTCCCGCAGCAACTCGGCGAGGTCAGAGAAGGAGACGGTCCGTAACTCCGAGGGGAGCGGGCCGCCGGGACGTAGAGCCGCGACCTTGCGCGCAAGAAGCGCCTCCGCGTCCGCCTTGACTGTAGTTCCGCTCGATTCCCGGACTCGCTTCTTCCGGACCGAATAGTCCAGGTACCATGTTCGGCTGCGTTGCCGCTTCCCGTTTCGGGTCCAGGTGGGTCGGTAGACTTTCGCCATCGGGGCACTCCGTAGGTTAAGGGGGTTACTACGTTGTGCCCAATGGATTTCTGTGTCAAGCAGTTTGCCAGAATCCTTGACGCGGACGGGTGGCCCGGACAACCGTTCAAGCCATGAGAAAGCTTCTCGCCGTACTGCTACTAGCAGCGACCGCCGTAGCTTGTGGGGAGGCGGAGGAACCGACCCCCGAGTTGATCCCGATCGACACCGACATCACCATGGAGGCGCCGAGGTCGGACACGCTTCGGACTCAGGTGGAATACCCGGATTCTGTCTACGTCTCTCCGGCCCCGGAAGCGGAGTCCGAGCGTCCGCCGATTGAGGTAAGCAAGGGCGGGGACAGACTGCCCCGGATCAACTAGCTCCTGGAGTATGATGATCGCGAAAGGCACCTTCCCCCGGATTCTCCTGCTCCTGGCGTTGCTCATGGCAGCGGCGTTCGTGTTGGTTCGGTTTCTCCCGTACAGTTGGGCTATCATTGCCGCGGGAGCAATCGGTGGGGGTGTCGGGGGTGCGATCAGCGGTTTGAAGCTCGGGCGGCAGGCGGCAGCGGTCCTAGGGGCCAGCGGGGCTTTCGGTGGGGCTTTGGGAGGGGGATTGGTCGCCTGGATCTGGTTCTGAGGCAGGCTCTACCACTCGCCCACACCATCCTCCCCCAACTCGCACACCGCGCCGCCTCCAGCATTTCCTCCGGGACCGGGAATCCCAAGAGATCCCGGTCCCCGCACCTAGTCCGAGACTTAATCCCGATCAAGCAAGCCAAGATCCGCTTTCGCTTGCGCGATTTCATCGCGCACGCTGTCACTGACGACCTTTTCTAGAGGCTGCACTAGCTCATCCAGTACGTACAACGCATGCACGGGCAAGCCTCCCTCCCACAAGTGACATGCTGCACCGAGCAGTAGGGCCGCATTCCAGTTAGCCTCATCCTCCACATCCCGCGCCAACGTCACTGAGATCATGTCCGTATCCTCCGAGGTTCGAGTGATCCTGTCCCCACGGTGGGCACGGCGGGATGGGTGTGTCAAGGACTTACTGCTTACTGTAAGTGTGTAAGGTGTAAGGAGTTAGGGGGTTGGTGAGTAGCGGAGAGAAGAGGGCTGCCCCAGGTGCGTCACTTCACCCAAGGCCCAGGGCAGCCCCCTGTATCTAGGTCTGAAGCGTCATCTCATGTCCAACCACCACCCACTTCCCTGAAACGCGCTCCAAACGCACATCATACCACCGGACGTAGAGCCTGCCGTTGACCAAAGAGGCGATCTCCAGGGCCACGACAGCATCGCTGCCCTCGACGGTGGATGCTCCTACTCCCACGATCCCGCCCAGCTCCGTCTCACACCTCTTGACGCACTCCTTAAGCGCGTGTAGAGCCCTGGAGCCGCCTACAGAGGCCAAGAGCCCCTCGTAAGGTGCGTCATCCCACATGGTACCGTAGGCAACCTGCGTGTACCCCTCGGCGTTCTCGGCGAGGATGTAGCGATCCACGCCCACGGGAAGAGCACCGTTAGACACCAGGTCCCCAGCAGCGAATACCAGGGCAGACTCCTCGGGAGTCCCCTGTTGTCCCGCGGCGAGCGAAGGCACAACCAAGGCCAGGGCCGCCAGTACGGTCGTTCTTAGAAGCGTTCTCATCATGTTCCCAATCTCCCCTAGAAGCAGGCCGTTTCGGCGCCTTGGGCATAGATTTCGTTGTCGTTAAAACTTCCCACACTAGGTATGGTGCCAATGGCCTGTCCGCTGTGGATTCCCTCATGGGCAACGTTGTTGCCGACCTCAGAGAACCCCTCAAAGAATACGTCGTCACTAATCGCGGACGTGCCATCGGGATCGGTGACGCCGGTTACTTCTCCTGCCGCAACTGCGCCAGGAGTTGGGTCGGCAGCGTCATCGAAGATCATAAGGTTGTTGGTCAACATCTGATCGGCCATCGCCTGAATGACATCCTGACACGCGCCCCCGTAGCCACCGCCCGACATCGCCCCAAGGCGTTCCCAAATCATGTCCGCTTGCAAGCCGTTCGGAGGATTACAGGTGATCCCCTCTGAGCCGCAATAGCCGCTCTCGTTTCTCCCGGTAAGTTGAAGCTGAGGTGCAGAAGGCGCCAGGATTTCGTGGTTAGGGGCGCCCACCTCTTCTCCACACCCAAGGGTTGTCAGAGCCAGCAGGAGTGCTGCGCTCGTAAGCCAAGCTCTTGGGTGTAACTGCGGTATCCAGTCAAGCATTGGAAGGTACCTCTCAGTGCATGGGTAGGAAGTTGCTGCTATGTGGGTGAAGTGTCCTGCTTACAGCCGCTTCTTGACGGGATTCACAAACGAGTCCTTGACCATCACCACGATACCCCAAAACATCGCCAGGACCACTATGGCGGGTTGCACAGTCCTTGTACTCCATCACCCCGGACATACGAACACCGAGCGGTCCCGTGGTAGCTCCAAAGGCGGAGCAGCCCTCCGAGGCGAAGTCCTCTTAACCAATTCGCCCCTTAGTATTCCCTGCCGTGGCGGTACCCATTGCCCGCGCCGGGGATGCTAAGGGGCGTTTCTGTGTCCGGGAACGTCTCGATTGATTCCCGGCCCATCGGTGTTTTAGCTTTCTCCCCATGAGAAAGATCCTCGCGGTATTCGTCCTCGCCTTGGTCGCTGGCTGTATCTCCGAACCCCCACCCGAGTCTGAGCCCGAACCGCCGGAGATCATCCCAATCACCACTGACATCCAGATGAGGAAGGGACCGCCCGAAGGCGTGGCCCCCACCGATTCCATTCCTGCGGGCGAGTGTCTCCCACCGGACGCTTACGGAAGATCCCATTGCTCCACCGAAGGCATCGAGATCATTCCGGGCGGGGAATGCGGCCCTAAGTGCCAAGCCTACAGGGCCTCCAAGATGGGGAAGCCTGAAAGCCCCCCGCCGGATTCTGCAAGGCCCGACCCGCAACCGTCCGCATTCTAGTCCAACGTTCTCTCTGCTTGACAGATTTCTGCCAACGCACAGGCAAAGTGGTCGGCCGATGCGCGCCCGTAAGTCCTTGCGACATAACGGCATAGGGCAGAGCAATGGACTTTTACTCCAGCCTGTCCCAAAGCGGCATCCAGGCAGGTCCCTAAACAGTTACAAATCAACAAGTTACGAGACTGGCCGAAACACAATCGCACGCCCTTTTAATCCAACGGTCGCGGGTTCGAGCCCCGCCCGGCCCACGTTGTAGGACAACGACTTGTGGGCGGATTGGCGGCCATGGGGGGTCCACCGGTGTCACCGGTCACCTACGTACCGCCGACCTCCTCCAGAAGGAGCTGAACGACGCTCTCGATCTCGGCGTCCAGCAAGCGATAGCCCAATAGCACTAGCGCTTCAAGGTCCATCGACTGACGCATCGCCAGGCCGAACGTCGGATCCGAGCGGAGCCGCGGCGGGTCCCGGGGCCCGGGCCGTCTCGGTCGAGGAGATGTCCCGAGGCAGATCCGCGCGCGTGGCTTCGAGATCCCTCGACGAGGTCGCCCAGGAGGCTCACCTCCTGGGCTCTGGTGGATTCGAACGCGGCGCTAGAGGGCCATTTCCTGACCCCTCGTTTGATCGGCCCGGATTCTCCGCTTCGTAGAGAAGTCCGAGCACGATCAGCCCTGATCCCAGCGACTAGTCCAGCCGGACAAAGGTGTACTTGGCGGGGCCGCCGAAGTTCACCTTCAGCGTATCCGCTTTGATCGAATACGCGAACGTTGCGACCTGCTTCATCGCCATTGCGTTCGGATGCTTGGCCACGAGGATACGAAGCCTGACGGTTGAATCCGAGACCTCATATGTGCCGGAGTTGGCTGTGAGCCCACTG encodes:
- a CDS encoding M28 family peptidase; its protein translation is MDPRIASLKARLKASGQADARAARDAVRALAVPRLAGTEAGDRVERWIRRRFERLGFETRLLPFAFSSLPGRYGWTLLAAGLAAASLASAWLLAGGRPFLSAGALLLPLAAAAYAARRASAWTSGLPWGRLEGRNMVFTRPGGTVRYLIAAHRDSKSQPTSTGARLRASALAALGWATLGLLAAHGAAGAAAAALGAWADGRLPATLLDAARELLGPALSWNPPPALLGVVAGVTAAAAAFVALSWAGNESPGALDNATGVVALLALAERLRDRQDVGYLVTDAEELALAGARAAAPEVTPLVGIINLDGLDDDGPVHVVERYGLPRRGRAPHLAAALLTAAAGLELDIQRHDAPRGILLEHSAYSDAGVPSLTVARGPRSALGRIHRPSDRAETIDGRGVASIVALIEGALHLLEDPHAPAPAPPLLPGRAHPSARDLRPAADPQRTPLFAHRPAEAPLPLAEDSDYG
- a CDS encoding adenylosuccinate synthase, producing MRTERCRVVVGAQWGDEGKGKIVDVLAERADIVARYQGGANAGHTVHVGGEEFVLHQIPSGILHEGTRCLLGNGVVFDLEQFLQEADALSARGIEISGKVGLSGRAHILLSYHKRLDAMSEAGRGAGKIGTTGRGIGPAYEDKVSRHGVRLAELRRGDQARERICAAAERANVRLRAAGAEPVDPDEVAGTVLAAAERVLPLVTDVGAEIHTAIVAGQRVLLEGAQGALLDIDHGTYPYVTSSTTTAAGAATGVGIGPTYIDSVLGVVKAYTTRVGSGPLPTELDGDLGERLRELGGEYGATTGRPRRCGWFDAVVARFAARVNGLTGLAVTKLDVLDTLEEVRVASSYRVDGADLDGFPDDLDVLARAEPIYETLPGWRAPTSEARSRDQLPDNARRFLDRLEELVGVDIEYVSVGSKREQIIRV
- the ffh gene encoding signal recognition particle protein is translated as MFEELSEKLDGVLGRFRQRGLLTEPTIREGLREIRRALLEADVNYLVAKDFLAQVQERALEERVLKSVSPGQQIVKIVHDELIRLLGGERGSLAIAAVPPSVVLLVGLQGSGKTTTATKLARRLEREGRKPMLAALDVRRPAAIDQLETLAAQVGVPVFSDRDTQDVPGLAERALERARSERCRVLILDSAGRLQIDEELMDELRRVAERVEPVDTLLVADAMTGQEAVRIAEGFHEALGLTGVVLTKLDGDARGGAALSIRAATGVPIKFAGVGERPQDLDVFDPARMADRLLQRGDVVGLVERAQQTFDESETEKLQKKFEREGEFDLDDYLVAMGQMQKLGPLESILGMLPGVGKALKGVQLDPKKLKHVEAIILSMTPQERRRPQILNGSRRKRIALGSGRTVQEVNLLMKQFKQMQQLMKQMKNMGLGGAGGGLLGGAGSFPGMPMN
- the rpsP gene encoding 30S ribosomal protein S16, giving the protein MAVRIRLRRVGRKKQPSYRIVVADSAAPRDGNYLEAVGFYNPRTSPAELRLDLDKTDEWLGKGAQPTDTVASLIRKARNGGDSIVGYYGVDGAEAPAGARKTRIAPPKAQKKKAPAEEAAIVAEAAVAAEAAPEAESAPEAEAAAEEEAAPEAVAEEEAPEAEAATEEAPAAEAAVEEEAAPEAEAAAEEEAAPEAEAAAEEEAPEAEAAAEEEAAPEAEPAAKEEAPEAEAAVEEAPEAEAAVEEAPEAEAAAEEAAPEAEAAAEEEAAPEAEAAVEEEAAPEAEAVAEAAPEVEAEEAPEAEASADEPEEDKEG
- the rimM gene encoding ribosome maturation factor RimM (Essential for efficient processing of 16S rRNA) — encoded protein: MSEPSLLIVGHLNKAHGTKGELFLWPLTGDPAAVFVPGAELVLGDSEGVADEASERVVIERVRPFKRGMLVKPRGMEDRTAVEPLAGRYVAMPREDLPPLEEGEVFYHQLLGLNVETVEGASVGRVREVYELATADLLEVEGAERTHLIPLVAEMVQQIDVENGRLVIDPPEGLLDL
- the trmD gene encoding tRNA (guanosine(37)-N1)-methyltransferase TrmD, translating into MDIHVVTIFPDMVRAVLETSIPGRVAQAGLARYDVVDLRAHTTDRHRTVDDYPYGGGGGMVMKPEPFFRAVASIAPQGPIILLSPRGRRFAHEDGVRLSLEPELTLLCGHYKDVDQRVAEGLATEELSLGDFVLSGGELAALAVVDAVVRLLPGALGAHESAAGDSFYEGGLLGAPSYTRPQTFHGMEVPEVLRSGDHAAIEAWRREQEERLTRERRPDLWVKHMTDAPSGDDHGAAESDG